Proteins found in one Zea mays cultivar B73 chromosome 1, Zm-B73-REFERENCE-NAM-5.0, whole genome shotgun sequence genomic segment:
- the LOC103634544 gene encoding uncharacterized protein: MQNKERLVHLLKGITVGIEKCQATPLSQEVLIVWGDHNQLFLVEAFAVHRTLKWSARLEVIQKTGHVPQLEDSACFNKVMLDFLKSLICWLMVARNKVPRCIGD, translated from the exons ATGCAGAACAAGGAGCGGCTCGTTCATCTCCTGAAGGGGATTACGGTCGGAATAGAGAAGTGCCAAGCGACACCACTATCTCAG GAAGTGTTGATTGTATGGGGAGACCACAACCAGTTGTTCCTGGTGGAGGCGTTTGCAGTTCATAG GACTCTGAAATGGAGCGCTAGACTGGAGGTCATACAGAAGACAGGCCACGTTCCTCAGCTGGAGGATTCAGCTTGCTTCAACAAGGTCATGCTGGACTTTCTCAAAAGCCTAATCTGTTGGTTAATGGTAGCTCGCAATAAGGTACCAAGGTGCATTGGTGATTAG